In Streptomyces liangshanensis, the DNA window AGGGCGAGGACGTCGGCCTCGGTGAGGGCCTTGGCCTGGCCGATGTCGGCGAAGCCCATGGCACGCCAGAAGCGGGAGGCGAGGTCCATGGAGACGCCGGCGGTCCTGGCGGCCTGGAACGGGGTGTAGCGGCGGTCCGCGCCGAGGATGAGCTGCTCCAGCCGGATGGCGAGCGGGTCGTCGGTCGGTTCGGCCGTGTGGTCCACGATGTGGTGGGGGGTGGAGTGGGGGGAGGGGTCGGGGGTGGGCTTGGGCGGTTGCGCGTCGGCTCCGCTCGAATCGTCGACGGTCACCAGCCGCCTCCTGCCCGTTCCCTGCCCACAGTCCTGCCGATCTGTCGTGGATCGGGCTCAACGATACGACAGGTGTGCGCTGGCTCACGTCCAAGGGGTACCCGGGCGTGGTCCCCCCTCGACGAACGCCCCCCTTTCCCTGTCCTCAATCGCCGGACGGGCTTGATTGTGGCGCAGGCCCGTCGCGAGCGCGGCTCAAGGATGTCCTCAAACGCCGGACGGGCTGGAGGTGGCCCGGGCCCGATGCCCCTGCGGGTCAAAGACGTCCTCAATCGCCGGACAGGCTTGATTTGCCCGCAGCGGCACGATCAAGCCCGTCCGGCGATTGAGGACGACCGTGACCGCAACGCGGGCACCCACCCGCGCGGCCCCGGCCCCCGAGCCCGTCCGGCGATTGAGGACACGAAGCGCGTCAGCGCAGGTGGATCACGTCTCCCGCGCCCACCGGCACCCGCCCCGCCTCCTCCGTGGCCACCACCAGGCGCCCGTCCCCGTCAACGGCCACCGCCTCCCCCACCAGCTCCCGCTCCCCCGGCAGCAGGGCCCGGACCGTGCGGCCCAGCGTCGCGCAACCCGCCGCGTACGCCTCCTGGAGGCCTGACGCCGCCGGGTCGCCGCCCGCCTCGCGCCAGTCCCCGTACCACCGCTCCAGGGAACGCAGGACGGACCGCAGCAGCGTGTCCCGGTCCAGGGACACCGCGTTCGCCAGCGCCAGCGACCCCGCGGCCGGGACCGGCAGCTCCTCCTCCCGCAGCGAGACGTTCAGGCCGATGCCCACGACCACCGCCGCGTCCCCCGCCCGCTCCGCGAGAATCCCGCCCGCCTTGCGCTCCTCCCCGCCCACGGTGACCAGCAGGTCGTTCGGCCACTTGAGGGCCGTGTCCACGCCCGCCGACCGCGCCACCGCCGTCGCCACGGCCACACCGGTGAGCAGCGGCAGCCACCCCCACCGCTCGACGGGCACGGCGTCACCCGGCGTGAGGAGCACGGAGAAGAAGAGCCCGGAGCGCGCCGGCGCCGACCACCGCCGGTCCATCCGCCCCCGCCCCGCCGTCTGCTCCTCGGCCACCAGCACCGCGCCCTCGGCGCGCGGGTCCCGGGCGACGGCCGCCGCCGCGAGGTCCGAGTTGGTCGAGCCGGTGGTCGTGACGACGTCCAGGGACGTCCACAGGCCACCCGGCCGGATCAGCCCGCGCCGCAGCGCCTGGGCGTTCAGAGGCGGCCGCTCCAGGTCGGACCAGCGGCTGTGTGGGGTATCGGGATCGCTCATGCAAGCCACCCTAGATGTGGCAAACACCGCACTGCCGAACCGTATCCGCGCCGATACGCTACGGATCAGTAGCCAGGTACGCAGGAGAAGGAACAGCACCACCCCGGCACAGCAAGCGCGACCGAGCAAGCCCGACCCACCGCACCCGCAACCCCGCAGGGAGCCGCACCCCGATGTCCGAGCCCGAAACCGCCCACACCACCGCGGGCAAGATCGCGGACCTCCAGCACCGTATCGAGGAAGCCACGCACGCGGGCTCCGCGCGCGCCGTCGAGAAGCAGCACGCCAAGGGCAAGCTGACGGCACGCGAACGCGTCGGCCTGCTGCTCGACGAGGGCTCGTTCGTCGAGCTGGACGAGTTCGCGCGGCACCGCTCGACCGCCTTCGGCATCGAGAAGAACCGCCCGTACGGCGACGGCGTGGTGACCGGTTACGGCACGGTCGAGGGCCGCCCGGTCTGCGTCTACTCGCAGGACTTCACGATCTTCGGCGGCTCGCTCGGAGAGGTGTACGGCGAGAAGATCGTGAAGGTCATGGACTTCGCGCTGAAGACCGGCTGCCCGATCATCGGCATCAACGACGGCGGCGGCGCCCGCATCCAGGAGGGCGTGGTCGCCCTCGGCCTGTTCGCCGAGATCTTCCGGCGCAACGTGCACGCCTCCGGGGTCGTCCCGCAGATCAGCCTGATCGTCGGCCCCTGCGCGGGCGGCGCCGTCTACTCCCCCGCCATCACGGACTTCACGGTGATGGTGGACCAGACCTCGCACATGTTCATCACGGGCCCCGACGTCATCAAGACGGTGACCGGCGAGGACGTCGGCTTCGAGGAGCTGGGCGGAGCCCGTACGCACAACACCACGTCCGGCGTGGCGCATCACATGGCGGGGGACGAGAAGGACGCCATCGAATACGTCAAGTCCCTGCTCTCGTACCTCCCTTCGAACAACCTCTCCGAGCCGCCCGCCTTCCCCGAGCAGGCCGCGCTGGAGACGACCGACGAGGACCGCGAGCTCGACACGCTGATCCCGGACTCGGCGAACCAGCCGTACGACATGCACCTCGTCGTCGAACACGTGCTGGACGACGGCGAGTTCCTGGAGACGCAGGCGCTGTTCGCGCCGAACATCATCACGGGCTTCGGCCGGGTCGAGGGCTATCCGGTGGGGATCGTCGCCAACCAGCCGATGCAGTTCGCCGGCTGTCTGGACATCAACGCCTCGGAGAAGGCGGCCCGCTTCGTCCGTACGTGTGACGCCTTCAACGTGCCGGTGCTGACGTTCGTGGACGTGCCGGGCTTCCTGCCCGGCCTGGACCAGGAGTACGGCGGCATCATCCGGCGCGGCGCGAAGCTGATCTACGCGTACGCGGAGGCCACCGTCCCGCTGATCACGGTGATCACCCGCAAGGCGTTCGGCGGCGCGTACGACGTGATGGGCTCCAAGCACCTCGGCGCCGACCTCAACCTCGCCTGGCCGACGGCGCAGATCGCGGTGATGGGCGCGCAGGGCGCGGTGAACATCCTGCACCGCCGTACGATCGCGGCGGCCGGCGACGAGGACGCGCAGGACGCGGCCAGGGCGGGGCTGATCCAGGAGTACGAGGACGCGCTGCTCAACCCGTACGTGGCGGCCGAGCGCGGTTACGTCGACGCGGTGATCATGCCGTCGGACACCCGGGCCCACCTGGTGAAGGGCCTGCGCCAGCTCCGTACCAAGCGGGAGAGCCTGCCGCCGAAGAAGCACGGGAACATTCCGCTGTAGGCGACCCGGACGGCAGGAACGAACGGCAGGAACGGACGGCAGGAAAGGGGACGTGACGATGATCAAAGTGATACGCGGCAACCCGACTCCGGAGGAGCTGGCCGCGGCCCTGACGGTCGTACAGGCGCGGGTACGGGCCTCCGGCGCGGAGGCCGGCCCGCCCGAGCCGCCGGCCGCGTGGTCGGCCCCGGGCCGGGTGCTGAGGGACCGGCTTCCCGAGCCGGGGCCGCGCTCCTGGGCCCGTACGTACTGGCCCGGCTGACGGACGTGGTCCCCGGGACCGGAGCGCCCTGAGTACGTGTACTCAGGCGCCCCGGCCGGGTTCGCCGGAGGATCGGGGCATGCTGTGGTCCGACCCGAAGAACGAACCGCCGGAAGAACTGCGCGAGGGGCAGACCATGCTCCACCGCGCCGGAGTGGTCCTCGCGCTGGCGATGATCCTGGCGATGCTCGTCCTGGGGGTGCTGTGAGACCCGCCTGGGGTGCCGCGAGACCCGGCCTCCGCCGACAGCGGGCGGCCGCCCCGGCCCTACGATGGCCCGCATGACCGCTCCCCGTCGCAGGCTCGTGCTCGCCTCCGCCTCCCCCGCCCGCCTCTCCCTGCTCCGTCAGGCCGGGCTCGCGCCCGAGGTGATCGTCAGCGGGGTCGACGAGGACGCCCTGTCCGCCCCGACCCCCGCCGCGCTCGCGCTGCTGCTCGCGGAGGCCAAGGCCACCGCCGTGGCGGGCCTCCCCGGGACGGCGGGCGCGCTGGTCGTCGGCTGCGACTCCGTGCTCGACCTGGACGGCGAGGCCCTCGGCAAGCCCGCAGACGCCGAAGAGGCCACCACCCGCTGGAAGTCGATGCGCGGTCGCGAGGGGATCCTCAGGACCGGCCACTGCGTGATCGACACGGTGACCGGCCGCCGCGCGTCCGAGACCGCCTCCACGACCGTCCGCTTCGGCACGCCGTCGGACGCCGAGATCGCCGCGTACGTCGCGACGGGCGAGCCGCTGCACGTGGCGGGGTCGTTCACGCTGGACGGCCGCTCGGCGCCGTTCGTCGACTCGATCGAGGGCAGCCACGGGAACGTGATCGGCCTGTCACTGCCCCTGCTGCGTCGGCTGCTGGCCGAGCACGGGGTGCCGATCACCGATCTGTGGGTCTGAGGTTCCCGGATCCGAGGTCACCGGGTCCGAGAACTCCGGGCCGGACGGGGCCCGCGGGGCCGGCAGTTCCGACGCGCCCGGCGCGTCCGCGGGACCCACCAGCACCAGGACGACCAGCGCCAGCACCCCCGTCATCCACGCGAACGCCGTCCACCCCACCAGCCCGACCGTCAACGCGCCGAGCACGCCGTGCACCACCGCGCAGGTGATCAGCACGACCCGGCCGAAGCGGCCGGGGGCGCGGTGTGTCAGGGCCGTACGCATCATGATCACCGCGCACAGGACGAGGAAAAGGGCGGTCACGCCGCCCAGCGCCCACGTACCGGCGGACATGGCGTCGGGGTCGACGCCGGCCAGGGACATCCTCTGGTTGTGGACGACGGTGGCGAGCACCCCGTTGACGAACAGGAAGCCGACGGCCTCCACCAGCAGCACGCTCGCGGCCACCCAGGCCACGGGTCCGCGTATCACGGCACCACCCTCTTCAGCTGTTACCGGCAGTACGGACGACATCGCGCACGCTACTCACCGGTAAACGGCGGGACAAGGGCTTGGGCGGAAGCAAAGAATCCTGGGCCCGTTCGTAGAGAGTCAACAAAGAAACACGATCGAGCGCGGGGCACACTGACAGAGAAACGGACCGCACTCGACCGTTACTGTGCGGGGGAGGATCCGGGCGTACCGTGGTGCCACAAGGGAATTCGCGACTTGGGCAAGCCTCGACTCACGCTCCGTGTGGGCAAGCTCACCACTGGGGACGGGTCGAGGGGGCGTGTCGGCAGTCCCTAAACTCAGCTTGTTCCAAGGAGGGAGCCATCGTGCGCAAGGTGCTCATCGCCAACCGAGGCGAAATCGCTGTCCGCGTCGCCCGTGCCTGCCGGGACGCCGGAATCGCGAGCGTAGCCGTCTACGCCGATCCGGACCGGGATGCCCTGCATGTCCGCGCGGCCGACGAGGCGTTCGCCCTGGGCGGTGACACCCCGGCCACCAGCTATCTGGACATGGCCAAGGTGCTCGGGGCCGCGAAGGACTCCGGGGCGGACGCGGTCCACCCCGGCTACGGATTCCTTTCCGAGAACGCCGAATTCGCCCAGGCCGTCCTCGACGCCGGGCTGACGTGGATCGGCCCGCCGCCGCAGGCGATCCGCGACCTCGGCGACAAGGTCGCCGCGCGGCACATCGCGCAGCGCGCCGGCGCCCCGCTCGTCGCGGGCACGCCCGACCCGGTGTCCGGCTCGGACGAGGTCGTGGCGTTCGCCAAGGAGAACGGGCTGCCGATCGCGATCAAGGCGGCCTTCGGCGGGGGCGGGCGCGGGCTGAAGGTGGCCCGCACGCTGGAGGAGATCCCGGAGCTGTACGACTCCGCCGTGCGCGAGGCCGTCGCGGCCTTCGGGCGGGGCGAGTGCTTCGTGGAGCGGTACCTGGACAAGCCCCGGCACGTCGAGACGCAGTGCCTGGCCGACACGCACGGCAACGTGGTCGTCGTCTCCACCCGTGACTGCTCGCTCCAGCGCCGCCACCAGAAGCTGGTCGAGGAGGCGCCCGCGCCGTTCCTGAGCGAGGCACAGAACGCGGAGCTGTACGCCGCGTCGAAGGCCATCCTCAAGGAGGCCGGCTATGTGGGCGCGGGCACCGTCGAGTTCCTCGTCGGCGCCGACGGCACGATCTCCTTCCTGGAGGTCAACACCCGCCTCCAGGTGGAGCACCCGGTCACCGAGGAGGTCACCGGGATCGACCTCGTCCGCGAGATGTTCCGGATCGCCGACGGCGAGGAGCTGGGGTACGGGGACCCGGCGGTGCGGGGTCACTCCTTCGAGTTCCGTATCAACGGCGAGGACCCGGGCCGGGGCTTCCTGCCCGCGCCGGGCACCGTCACCACGTTCGCCCCGCCCACCGGCCCCGGTGTCCGCCTGGACGCGGGCGTCGAGTCGGGCAGCGTGATCGGCCCGGCGTGGGACTCCCTGCTGGCCAAGCTGGTCATCACCGGCGCCACCCGCGAGCAGGCGCTCCAGCGCGCGGCGCGCGCGCTCGCCGAGTTCGACGTGCAGGGCATGGCCACGGCGATCCCCTTCCACCGCGCGGTGGTCGCGGACCCGGCGTTCACCGCCGACCCGTTCACGATCCACACGCGGTGGATCGAGACGGAGTTCGTCAACACGATCCCGCCGTTCGCCG includes these proteins:
- a CDS encoding biotin--[acetyl-CoA-carboxylase] ligase; translation: MSDPDTPHSRWSDLERPPLNAQALRRGLIRPGGLWTSLDVVTTTGSTNSDLAAAAVARDPRAEGAVLVAEEQTAGRGRMDRRWSAPARSGLFFSVLLTPGDAVPVERWGWLPLLTGVAVATAVARSAGVDTALKWPNDLLVTVGGEERKAGGILAERAGDAAVVVGIGLNVSLREEELPVPAAGSLALANAVSLDRDTLLRSVLRSLERWYGDWREAGGDPAASGLQEAYAAGCATLGRTVRALLPGERELVGEAVAVDGDGRLVVATEEAGRVPVGAGDVIHLR
- a CDS encoding acyl-CoA carboxylase subunit beta is translated as MSEPETAHTTAGKIADLQHRIEEATHAGSARAVEKQHAKGKLTARERVGLLLDEGSFVELDEFARHRSTAFGIEKNRPYGDGVVTGYGTVEGRPVCVYSQDFTIFGGSLGEVYGEKIVKVMDFALKTGCPIIGINDGGGARIQEGVVALGLFAEIFRRNVHASGVVPQISLIVGPCAGGAVYSPAITDFTVMVDQTSHMFITGPDVIKTVTGEDVGFEELGGARTHNTTSGVAHHMAGDEKDAIEYVKSLLSYLPSNNLSEPPAFPEQAALETTDEDRELDTLIPDSANQPYDMHLVVEHVLDDGEFLETQALFAPNIITGFGRVEGYPVGIVANQPMQFAGCLDINASEKAARFVRTCDAFNVPVLTFVDVPGFLPGLDQEYGGIIRRGAKLIYAYAEATVPLITVITRKAFGGAYDVMGSKHLGADLNLAWPTAQIAVMGAQGAVNILHRRTIAAAGDEDAQDAARAGLIQEYEDALLNPYVAAERGYVDAVIMPSDTRAHLVKGLRQLRTKRESLPPKKHGNIPL
- a CDS encoding acyl-CoA carboxylase subunit epsilon, producing MIKVIRGNPTPEELAAALTVVQARVRASGAEAGPPEPPAAWSAPGRVLRDRLPEPGPRSWARTYWPG
- the mmpB gene encoding morphogenic membrane protein MmpB, whose amino-acid sequence is MLWSDPKNEPPEELREGQTMLHRAGVVLALAMILAMLVLGVL
- a CDS encoding nucleoside triphosphate pyrophosphatase codes for the protein MARMTAPRRRLVLASASPARLSLLRQAGLAPEVIVSGVDEDALSAPTPAALALLLAEAKATAVAGLPGTAGALVVGCDSVLDLDGEALGKPADAEEATTRWKSMRGREGILRTGHCVIDTVTGRRASETASTTVRFGTPSDAEIAAYVATGEPLHVAGSFTLDGRSAPFVDSIEGSHGNVIGLSLPLLRRLLAEHGVPITDLWV
- a CDS encoding acetyl/propionyl/methylcrotonyl-CoA carboxylase subunit alpha, with the translated sequence MRKVLIANRGEIAVRVARACRDAGIASVAVYADPDRDALHVRAADEAFALGGDTPATSYLDMAKVLGAAKDSGADAVHPGYGFLSENAEFAQAVLDAGLTWIGPPPQAIRDLGDKVAARHIAQRAGAPLVAGTPDPVSGSDEVVAFAKENGLPIAIKAAFGGGGRGLKVARTLEEIPELYDSAVREAVAAFGRGECFVERYLDKPRHVETQCLADTHGNVVVVSTRDCSLQRRHQKLVEEAPAPFLSEAQNAELYAASKAILKEAGYVGAGTVEFLVGADGTISFLEVNTRLQVEHPVTEEVTGIDLVREMFRIADGEELGYGDPAVRGHSFEFRINGEDPGRGFLPAPGTVTTFAPPTGPGVRLDAGVESGSVIGPAWDSLLAKLVITGATREQALQRAARALAEFDVQGMATAIPFHRAVVADPAFTADPFTIHTRWIETEFVNTIPPFAVPSDGDEDESGRETIVVEVGGKRLEVSLPTSLGMTLARTGLAAGARPKRRATKKSGPAASGDSLASPMQGTIVKVAVEEGQEVKEGELIVVLEAMKMEQPLNAHRSGTVKSLNATVGSSVTSGALICEIKD